A genomic segment from Variovorax paradoxus B4 encodes:
- a CDS encoding tripartite tricarboxylate transporter substrate-binding protein yields the protein MKKLLAFTAFAAAAAGVYAQEFPAGKTVTLVVPFSAGGPTDRVARDLAEALQKTLGTTIVVDNTAGAGSSIGTAKVARAAPDGYTLLLNHIGMSTMPALYRKLPFNVENDFEYLGMVNEVPMTLIGKPTLPANNYKELTTWIAANKGKINLGNAGLGAASHLCGLLFQSALKVEMTPVPYKGTAPAIADLLGGQIDLLCDQTTNTTSQIEAKKVKAYAVTTSKRLTTPALKDLPTLAESGLKDFEVSIWHGVYAPKGTPAPVLKKLNEAIKAAMKDPGFVKREEALGAVIIADKRTEPAEHKKFVSAEIAKWGPIIKAAGVYAD from the coding sequence ATGAAGAAACTGCTTGCATTCACGGCGTTCGCCGCTGCCGCCGCCGGCGTCTACGCCCAGGAGTTCCCCGCAGGCAAGACCGTCACGCTGGTAGTGCCTTTCTCCGCCGGCGGCCCCACCGACCGGGTGGCCCGCGATCTGGCCGAAGCCCTGCAAAAGACCCTGGGCACGACGATCGTGGTGGACAACACCGCCGGCGCCGGCAGCTCCATCGGCACCGCCAAGGTGGCCCGCGCCGCACCGGACGGCTACACGCTGCTGCTCAACCACATCGGCATGTCGACGATGCCGGCGCTCTACCGCAAGCTGCCGTTCAACGTCGAGAACGATTTCGAATACCTCGGCATGGTCAATGAAGTGCCGATGACGCTCATCGGCAAGCCCACCCTGCCCGCCAACAACTACAAGGAGCTGACGACCTGGATCGCTGCCAACAAGGGCAAGATCAACCTCGGCAATGCCGGCCTGGGCGCTGCGTCGCACCTGTGCGGCCTGCTGTTCCAGAGCGCGCTCAAGGTCGAGATGACGCCGGTTCCCTACAAGGGCACCGCGCCGGCCATCGCCGACCTGCTGGGCGGCCAGATCGACCTGCTGTGCGACCAGACCACCAACACCACGTCGCAGATCGAGGCCAAGAAGGTCAAGGCCTACGCCGTGACCACGAGCAAGCGCCTGACCACGCCGGCCCTCAAAGACCTGCCGACGCTGGCCGAATCGGGCCTGAAGGACTTCGAGGTCTCGATCTGGCACGGCGTGTACGCGCCCAAGGGCACACCGGCACCGGTGCTGAAGAAGCTCAACGAAGCCATCAAGGCCGCCATGAAGGACCCGGGCTTCGTCAAGCGCGAAGAGGCACTGGGCGCCGTGATCATCGCCGACAAGCGCACGGAACCGGCCGAGCACAAGAAGTTCGTCTCGGCCGAGATCGCCAAGTGGGGCCCGATCATCAAGGCTGCCGGCGTGTACGCCGACTGA
- a CDS encoding carboxypeptidase-like regulatory domain-containing protein, with protein sequence MPSLTRKIPHALSVVTLALLGACGGGGAGGGGGFSFIPPASSGGDPPAAAGTTLSGTVATGAAFAGAVLTVFDQTGAKVCEVTTTPEGSYSCSLPAGTKAPLVIQAVRDDLTLYSTTASTATGTTNVTPLTTIVVAQLAPNGDPAKLAAAIQADAGAVTAGSIGDQVAKLLAALQPLLTALDASIDPMSGEFQANGTGQDRVLDALNVSVRPDGTASNIEITVKALPAGEDSPPVSIVFRSGDATIAALPAIDAATLVQPPTPAMVQALLDRINACYALPLAQRVDSPIEADGNAYGSAANVVAPACRTLFVNDDPASFVAAGAPIGRVSSGARRSFESLFRSGPTNLKHDRGNFEYFHKNGDVALTYRWTDVLGNTDNDVFNAKIVDGALKLTGNSNTYRAFVRPQLDKKDFLKHQNLVFHSVGYAVSVDNVRDGNGDPVLSKVVATTASLPGKELVLVPKAGLNSLVLTPDGTAGSALNSAVWRMSARYLDPAQPGSPSDFDNANLFATPAYTDEELGKIADQSVWKLEFFRADGATPNVVQYVRTFSRVPTIAEAVQTPMVELTPALRAEVLAESLGSPRGIVFAAPTPSEPNNVDFSADGGLDGWTVPAGALAPTSFSVFGRAPGAGGARFSETVTVRSTARKAMVYCQPVSGSDTHCVPAGNSSWQYAQGSSISTFGFTARTARQVDVRKNFEAWTVTLP encoded by the coding sequence ATGCCCTCTCTCACCCGCAAGATTCCCCATGCGCTGTCCGTTGTCACCCTGGCGCTGCTCGGCGCGTGCGGCGGAGGGGGCGCAGGAGGCGGCGGCGGGTTCAGCTTCATCCCGCCGGCTTCGAGCGGCGGCGACCCGCCCGCGGCGGCCGGCACCACCTTGAGCGGCACCGTCGCCACCGGCGCGGCATTTGCCGGCGCGGTGCTCACGGTGTTCGACCAGACCGGTGCCAAGGTCTGCGAAGTGACCACCACGCCCGAAGGCAGCTACAGCTGCTCGCTGCCCGCGGGCACCAAGGCGCCGCTGGTGATCCAGGCCGTGCGCGACGACCTCACCCTCTACAGCACCACCGCCAGCACCGCCACCGGCACCACCAACGTGACGCCGCTGACCACCATCGTCGTGGCGCAGCTCGCGCCCAACGGCGACCCGGCCAAGCTGGCCGCGGCGATCCAGGCCGACGCCGGCGCCGTCACGGCGGGATCGATCGGCGACCAGGTGGCCAAGCTGCTGGCCGCGCTGCAGCCGCTGCTGACCGCGCTCGATGCGAGCATCGATCCGATGAGCGGCGAGTTCCAGGCCAACGGTACCGGCCAGGACCGCGTGCTGGACGCGCTCAACGTGTCGGTGCGCCCCGACGGCACGGCATCCAACATCGAGATCACGGTGAAGGCGCTGCCCGCCGGCGAAGACAGCCCGCCCGTGTCCATCGTCTTTCGCAGCGGCGACGCCACCATTGCGGCGCTGCCCGCCATCGATGCCGCAACGCTGGTGCAGCCGCCCACGCCGGCCATGGTGCAGGCGCTGCTCGATCGCATCAATGCCTGCTATGCGCTGCCGCTCGCACAGCGGGTCGACAGCCCCATCGAGGCAGACGGCAATGCCTACGGCAGCGCCGCCAACGTGGTGGCGCCGGCCTGCCGCACGCTGTTCGTGAACGACGATCCGGCCAGCTTCGTGGCGGCCGGCGCGCCCATCGGCCGCGTGAGCAGTGGTGCGCGCCGCTCGTTCGAAAGCCTGTTCCGCTCCGGCCCCACCAACCTGAAGCACGACCGCGGCAACTTCGAATACTTCCACAAGAACGGCGATGTTGCGCTCACCTACCGCTGGACCGACGTTCTGGGCAACACCGACAACGACGTCTTCAACGCGAAGATCGTGGACGGCGCGCTGAAGCTCACCGGCAACAGCAACACCTACCGCGCCTTCGTGCGCCCGCAGCTCGACAAGAAGGACTTCCTGAAGCACCAGAACCTGGTGTTCCACTCGGTCGGCTACGCCGTTTCGGTCGACAACGTGCGCGACGGCAATGGCGACCCGGTTCTTTCGAAGGTGGTGGCAACGACCGCATCGCTGCCGGGCAAGGAACTGGTGCTGGTGCCCAAGGCCGGCCTCAACTCGCTGGTGCTCACCCCGGACGGCACGGCCGGTTCGGCCCTGAACTCGGCGGTGTGGCGCATGTCCGCACGCTACCTCGACCCGGCCCAGCCCGGCAGTCCGAGCGATTTCGACAACGCCAACCTCTTTGCCACGCCGGCGTACACCGACGAGGAACTCGGCAAGATCGCCGACCAGTCGGTGTGGAAGCTCGAATTCTTCCGCGCCGACGGTGCCACGCCGAACGTGGTGCAGTACGTGCGCACCTTCTCCCGCGTGCCCACCATCGCGGAAGCCGTGCAGACGCCCATGGTGGAGCTCACGCCCGCCCTGCGTGCCGAGGTGCTCGCGGAAAGCCTGGGCAGCCCGCGCGGCATCGTCTTTGCGGCCCCGACGCCTTCGGAGCCCAACAACGTCGACTTCAGCGCCGACGGCGGCCTCGACGGATGGACGGTTCCGGCCGGTGCGCTCGCGCCCACCTCGTTCAGCGTCTTCGGCAGGGCCCCGGGCGCTGGCGGCGCCCGCTTCAGCGAAACCGTCACCGTGCGCAGCACCGCGCGCAAGGCCATGGTCTATTGCCAGCCGGTGAGCGGCAGCGACACGCACTGCGTGCCGGCCGGCAACAGCAGCTGGCAGTACGCCCAGGGCTCCTCGATCAGCACCTTCGGCTTCACGGCCCGCACCGCGCGCCAGGTCGACGTGCGCAAGAACTTCGAGGCGTGGACGGTCACGCTTCCCTGA
- a CDS encoding helix-turn-helix transcriptional regulator, producing MTRPAALHDFSELLLRLYRLSHELPIDAFQDAALDLIKPVLAFDSSMWGTATRTDSGIDIHTIHLHNQPVEMLAAYEEVKHLDTAAVEVGKRPKSTLSFNANAWFHRKDQAQLRAYGERFEQSNFFISSDVHPQTNFVHWLSLFRSDPDAHGTENERQLLASLAPHVMQALALNRIVHLDRLESGGQAPGGSAIGDLRGVLYHADRPFEATLKAEWPSWHGRTLPDALLKHFLGGHARYSGRAVVVTHHVEQRLLFLKSRRRCLADSLTSREHTIAELLARGDTHKDIAAILNRSPATVRNHIQSIYDKLQVGNVAGLIQELRLAG from the coding sequence ATGACCAGGCCAGCCGCCCTGCACGACTTCAGCGAGTTGCTGCTGCGGCTCTACCGGCTCTCGCACGAGCTGCCGATCGACGCCTTCCAGGATGCCGCGCTCGATCTCATCAAGCCGGTGCTGGCCTTCGACTCGTCGATGTGGGGCACCGCCACCCGCACCGACAGCGGCATCGACATCCACACCATCCATCTGCACAACCAGCCGGTGGAAATGCTGGCGGCCTACGAAGAGGTGAAGCACCTCGACACCGCCGCGGTGGAAGTCGGCAAGCGGCCGAAGTCGACGCTCTCGTTCAACGCCAATGCCTGGTTCCATCGCAAGGACCAGGCGCAGCTGCGCGCATATGGCGAGCGCTTCGAGCAGTCCAATTTCTTCATCAGCTCGGACGTGCATCCGCAGACGAATTTCGTGCACTGGCTCAGCCTGTTCCGCTCGGACCCGGATGCGCACGGCACCGAGAACGAACGGCAGCTGCTCGCCAGCCTGGCGCCGCACGTGATGCAGGCGCTGGCGCTCAACCGCATCGTGCACCTCGACCGGCTGGAGAGCGGCGGCCAGGCGCCGGGCGGCTCCGCCATCGGCGACCTGCGCGGCGTGCTCTATCACGCCGACCGTCCTTTCGAGGCGACGCTGAAGGCCGAGTGGCCGTCCTGGCACGGGCGGACCCTGCCCGATGCGCTGCTGAAGCATTTCCTCGGCGGCCATGCGCGCTACAGCGGACGGGCGGTCGTGGTCACGCACCACGTCGAGCAGCGCCTGCTGTTCCTCAAGAGCCGCAGGCGCTGCCTGGCCGACAGCCTGACGTCGCGCGAGCACACCATTGCCGAGCTGCTGGCCCGCGGCGACACGCACAAGGACATTGCGGCCATCCTGAACCGCTCGCCCGCCACCGTGCGCAACCACATCCAGTCGATCTACGACAAGCTGCAGGTGGGCAACGTGGCGGGCCTGATCCAGGAGCTGCGGCTCGCGGGCTGA
- a CDS encoding PQQ-dependent dehydrogenase, methanol/ethanol family — protein sequence MKKIHSGLLVLAGALLCLGSSPVAAQASAAKQVNGDFIRANAAQKKTPDWPSYGLDYAESRFSKLDQVNAGNVKQLGLAWSYNLESTRGVEATPLVVDGVMYVTASWSVVHAIDTRTGQKLWSFDPQVDKSKGFRGCCDVVNRGVALHEGKVYVGAYDGRLIALDAATGQKVWEKNTIEGQKGSYTITGAPRVFKGKVIIGNGGAEYGVRGYVTAYDAKTGEQKWRWFVVPGDPAKPFEDESMARAAKTWDPSGKYWEAGGGGTAWDSFAFDPELNLMYVGTGNGSPWAHKKRSPKGGDNLYLGSVVALNPDTGKYVWHYQETPGDNWDYTSTQSMILANVTLGGKARKVLLHAPKNGFFFVIDRTNGKFISAKNFVDVNWATGYDRNGRPIEIAAARQNDKPGDSIPGPFGAHNWHPMSFNPQTGLAYLPAQNIPINLMDDKDWKFDQNAPGRPHAALGWNTAMFANAEPPKSKPFGRLVAWDPVAQKEAWGVDYVSPWNGGTLTTAGNLVFQGTADGRLVAYNAKTGEKLWETATGTGVVAAPTTYMVDGKQYVSVAVGWGGVYGLAQRATERQGPGTVYTFAVGGTAKMPDFVQYRMDKLVQGVKYDPAKVQAGTMLYVSNCVFCHGVPGVDRGGNIPNLGYMDAAYIENLDKFILKGPAMARGMPDFTGKLSGDDIESIKAFIQGTADAIRPK from the coding sequence ATGAAAAAGATCCACTCCGGTTTGCTTGTGCTCGCCGGTGCATTGCTGTGCCTGGGCAGCTCGCCCGTCGCGGCGCAGGCCTCGGCCGCCAAGCAGGTGAACGGCGACTTCATTCGCGCCAACGCGGCCCAGAAGAAGACGCCCGACTGGCCGAGCTACGGCCTGGACTACGCCGAGTCGCGCTTCAGCAAGCTCGACCAGGTGAACGCCGGCAACGTGAAGCAGCTGGGCCTCGCCTGGTCCTACAACCTCGAGTCCACGCGCGGCGTCGAGGCCACGCCGCTGGTGGTGGACGGCGTCATGTACGTCACCGCGTCGTGGAGCGTGGTGCATGCCATCGACACGCGCACCGGGCAGAAGCTCTGGAGCTTCGATCCGCAGGTCGATAAATCCAAGGGCTTCAGGGGCTGCTGCGACGTGGTGAACCGCGGCGTCGCGCTGCACGAGGGCAAGGTCTACGTGGGCGCCTACGACGGCCGGCTGATCGCGCTCGACGCCGCCACGGGGCAGAAGGTCTGGGAAAAGAACACCATCGAGGGGCAGAAGGGCTCCTACACCATCACCGGCGCGCCGCGCGTCTTCAAGGGCAAGGTCATCATCGGCAACGGCGGCGCCGAGTACGGCGTGCGCGGCTACGTCACGGCCTACGACGCGAAGACCGGCGAGCAGAAGTGGCGCTGGTTCGTGGTGCCGGGCGATCCGGCCAAGCCCTTCGAGGACGAATCGATGGCGCGCGCCGCCAAGACCTGGGACCCTTCGGGCAAGTACTGGGAAGCCGGCGGCGGCGGCACTGCGTGGGACAGCTTCGCCTTCGACCCCGAGCTCAACCTGATGTACGTGGGCACCGGCAACGGCTCGCCCTGGGCGCACAAGAAGCGCAGTCCCAAGGGCGGCGACAACCTCTACCTCGGCTCGGTGGTGGCCCTGAACCCCGACACCGGCAAGTACGTGTGGCACTACCAGGAGACGCCGGGCGACAACTGGGACTACACCTCCACCCAGTCGATGATCCTGGCCAACGTCACGTTAGGCGGCAAGGCGCGCAAGGTGCTGCTGCATGCGCCGAAGAACGGTTTCTTCTTCGTCATCGACCGCACCAATGGCAAGTTCATCTCGGCGAAGAATTTCGTCGACGTGAACTGGGCCACGGGCTACGACAGGAACGGCCGCCCCATCGAGATCGCCGCCGCACGCCAGAACGACAAGCCCGGCGACAGCATCCCCGGCCCCTTCGGCGCGCACAACTGGCACCCGATGTCGTTCAACCCGCAGACGGGCCTGGCCTACCTGCCGGCGCAGAACATTCCGATCAACCTGATGGACGACAAGGACTGGAAGTTCGACCAGAACGCACCCGGCCGCCCGCATGCCGCGCTGGGCTGGAACACCGCCATGTTCGCCAACGCCGAGCCGCCCAAGAGCAAGCCCTTCGGCCGCCTCGTCGCCTGGGACCCGGTGGCGCAGAAGGAAGCCTGGGGCGTGGACTACGTCTCGCCCTGGAACGGCGGCACGCTCACCACCGCCGGCAACCTGGTGTTCCAGGGCACGGCCGACGGGCGCCTGGTGGCCTACAACGCGAAGACCGGCGAGAAGCTCTGGGAGACGGCCACCGGCACCGGCGTGGTGGCCGCGCCCACCACCTACATGGTGGACGGCAAGCAGTACGTGTCGGTCGCGGTGGGCTGGGGCGGCGTGTACGGCCTCGCGCAGCGCGCCACCGAGCGGCAGGGCCCGGGCACGGTCTACACCTTTGCAGTGGGCGGCACCGCGAAGATGCCCGACTTCGTGCAGTACCGCATGGACAAGCTGGTGCAGGGCGTGAAGTACGACCCCGCCAAGGTCCAGGCCGGCACCATGCTCTACGTGAGCAACTGCGTGTTCTGCCACGGCGTGCCGGGCGTGGACCGCGGCGGCAACATTCCGAACCTCGGCTACATGGATGCGGCCTACATCGAGAACCTCGACAAGTTCATCCTCAAGGGCCCGGCCATGGCGCGCGGCATGCCCGACTTCACCGGCAAGCTCTCGGGCGACGACATCGAGAGCATCAAGGCCTTCATCCAGGGTACGGCCGACGCGATCAGGCCGAAGTGA